One genomic window of Hymenobacter sp. J193 includes the following:
- the secG gene encoding preprotein translocase subunit SecG, which yields MYIALISLIILVCLLLALVVLAQNPKGGGLSSQFGAGGTAQLMGVKRTGDLLERLTWGFAIGLIVLALGTHMINGQSSAAPVRSVNQQRALETRVPAAPAPSAAPAQAPATAPATTPAPAPAAQPAQ from the coding sequence ATGTACATTGCCCTGATTAGCCTGATCATTCTTGTATGCTTGCTGCTGGCCCTGGTGGTGCTGGCTCAGAACCCCAAAGGTGGCGGCCTCTCCAGCCAGTTTGGCGCGGGCGGCACGGCCCAGCTCATGGGCGTAAAGCGCACCGGCGACCTGCTGGAGCGCCTCACCTGGGGCTTTGCCATTGGCCTGATTGTGCTGGCCCTGGGTACGCATATGATCAACGGGCAGTCGAGCGCGGCGCCCGTGCGTAGCGTAAACCAGCAGCGCGCCCTCGAAACCCGCGTACCTGCCGCACCGGCTCCTTCAGCCGCTCCGGCCCAGGCTCCCGCTACGGCTCCGGCCACCACGCCGGCTCCTGCTCCGGCGGCCCAGCCCGCTCAGTAG
- the miaB gene encoding tRNA (N6-isopentenyl adenosine(37)-C2)-methylthiotransferase MiaB → MSQPLITLDFLDTPTLPTPAVDATTHAHEPSGAVRVQAATRTGRTRKLYIESYGCQMNFSDSEIVSSILFNEGFDTTDQLEGADLVLLNTCSIREKAEQTVRMRLSQINGHKKRNPGLLVGVLGCMAERLKSKFLEEEKLVDLVVGPDAYRDLPQLIQQVDGGQKAVNVLLSREETYADITPVRLNSNGITAFISIMRGCDNMCSFCVVPFTRGRERSRDAHSIVQEARDLVAQGYKEVTLLGQNVDSYKWASDDGLEFVNFAQLLERVALISPLLRVRFSTSHPKDITDEVLHTMARYDNICKYIHLPAQSGNSRVLKLMNRTYDRPWYEERVQAIRRILGEDCAISTDMIAGFCSETEEEHQDTLSLIDFVQYDMGYNFFYSERPGTLAARKLEDDIPLDVKKRRLQEVIDRQQLHARARYARMVGRVHQVLVEGRSKRSEEQLSGRNSQNQVVIFPKGTAQKGDYVNVLVTTTTGAALLGEIV, encoded by the coding sequence ATGTCCCAACCGCTGATTACGCTCGATTTTCTCGATACGCCTACCTTGCCCACGCCCGCCGTGGACGCCACCACGCACGCGCATGAGCCCTCGGGCGCTGTGCGCGTGCAGGCCGCTACCCGCACCGGCCGCACCCGCAAGCTCTACATTGAGAGCTACGGCTGCCAGATGAACTTCTCCGACTCCGAAATCGTGTCGAGCATCCTCTTCAACGAAGGCTTCGATACCACCGACCAGCTTGAGGGGGCTGACCTGGTGCTGCTGAACACCTGCTCTATCCGGGAGAAGGCCGAGCAGACGGTACGCATGCGCCTTTCCCAGATCAACGGCCACAAAAAGCGCAACCCCGGCCTGCTGGTGGGGGTGCTGGGCTGCATGGCCGAGCGCCTGAAAAGCAAGTTTCTGGAAGAAGAAAAGCTGGTGGATTTGGTGGTAGGCCCCGACGCTTACCGCGACCTGCCCCAGCTCATTCAGCAGGTGGATGGCGGCCAGAAGGCCGTAAACGTGCTGCTGAGCCGCGAAGAAACCTACGCCGACATCACCCCGGTGCGCCTGAACTCGAACGGCATCACGGCCTTCATCAGCATCATGCGCGGCTGCGACAACATGTGCTCCTTCTGCGTGGTACCCTTCACCCGGGGCCGCGAGCGGAGCCGCGACGCGCACAGCATCGTGCAGGAAGCCCGCGACCTGGTGGCCCAGGGCTACAAGGAAGTGACGCTGCTGGGTCAGAACGTGGACTCCTACAAATGGGCCTCGGATGACGGGCTGGAGTTCGTGAACTTTGCTCAGCTCCTGGAGCGCGTGGCCCTCATCAGCCCCCTGTTGCGGGTGCGCTTCTCTACCTCGCATCCGAAGGACATTACGGATGAAGTGCTGCACACGATGGCGCGCTACGACAACATCTGCAAGTACATTCACCTGCCGGCTCAGAGCGGTAACTCGCGCGTGCTCAAGCTCATGAACCGCACCTACGACCGGCCCTGGTACGAGGAGCGGGTGCAGGCCATCCGCCGCATCCTCGGCGAGGACTGCGCCATTAGCACCGATATGATTGCGGGTTTCTGCTCGGAAACTGAGGAAGAGCACCAAGACACGCTCAGCTTGATTGATTTCGTGCAGTACGACATGGGCTACAACTTCTTCTACTCCGAGCGCCCCGGCACCCTGGCTGCCCGCAAGCTGGAAGACGACATTCCCCTGGACGTGAAGAAGCGCCGCCTGCAGGAAGTCATTGACCGCCAGCAGCTGCACGCCCGGGCCCGCTACGCCCGCATGGTCGGCCGCGTGCATCAGGTGCTGGTAGAAGGTCGTTCGAAACGCTCTGAGGAGCAGCTCAGCGGCCGCAACAGCCAGAACCAGGTGGTCATCTTCCCCAAAGGCACCGCCCAGAAAGGCGACTACGTGAACGTACTGGTAACTACTACCACCGGCGCCGCGCTGCTGGGGGAAATAGTTTAG
- a CDS encoding peptide MFS transporter has product MQSTSVVQEQPNTQQGHPPGLYLLFLTEMWERFSYYGMRGLLMLYLSKTALEGGLGIPAASASLIYGYFTGFVYLTPILGGWLADKYIGQRRAILIGGLTMALGQFFLFMQPDLSREAAFFGLPWPTALGLLLLCVGNGFFKPNISTIVGKLYQQGDSRRDAAFTIFYMGINTGAFLAPLVCGYLAEDLFATKTVVDGVEQVANYGFRYGFLAAGIGMLLGQLLFNLLGKRYLGDVGMYPEGQNEDKSIAKAPLTKEETDRMAVIFIITLFVVFFWAGFEQAGSSLTLYTDKYINREVLGFLIPTSWFQSVNAGFIVLLGAPVAALWINLSRKGKDLSIPVKMGLGMILLGVGFLFMVGAVMERGGDVADQTIKASIWWLIATYFFHTIGELCLSPVGLSMVSRLSPPTLTSMLMGVWFLAPFVAQIAGGYIAKYVEELGALKVFGLIAGFVILAGLILVAIAKKLFYMMHGRG; this is encoded by the coding sequence ATGCAATCAACCTCCGTTGTTCAGGAGCAACCCAACACGCAACAAGGTCATCCGCCCGGACTTTATCTGCTGTTCCTCACCGAAATGTGGGAGCGGTTCAGCTACTACGGCATGCGGGGCCTGCTCATGCTTTACCTGTCGAAGACGGCCCTGGAGGGCGGCTTGGGTATTCCGGCGGCCAGTGCTTCGCTGATATATGGCTACTTCACCGGCTTTGTGTACTTGACGCCTATTCTGGGGGGCTGGCTGGCCGACAAATACATTGGGCAGCGCCGCGCCATCCTGATCGGGGGCCTTACTATGGCTCTGGGGCAGTTTTTCCTGTTTATGCAGCCCGATCTTTCCCGGGAAGCGGCCTTTTTCGGGCTTCCCTGGCCCACAGCCCTCGGGCTGCTGCTGCTGTGCGTAGGCAACGGTTTCTTCAAGCCGAACATTTCCACCATCGTAGGTAAGCTGTATCAGCAGGGCGACTCCCGGCGCGATGCCGCCTTCACCATCTTCTACATGGGCATCAACACGGGCGCTTTCTTGGCCCCGCTGGTGTGCGGTTACCTGGCGGAAGATTTGTTCGCCACTAAAACCGTGGTGGATGGCGTGGAGCAGGTGGCCAACTATGGTTTCCGCTACGGCTTCCTGGCGGCGGGCATCGGTATGCTGCTCGGGCAGCTGCTTTTCAACCTGCTGGGCAAGCGCTACCTCGGCGACGTGGGCATGTACCCCGAAGGCCAGAACGAAGACAAGAGCATTGCCAAGGCGCCGCTCACCAAGGAAGAAACCGACCGCATGGCCGTTATCTTCATTATTACGCTGTTCGTGGTGTTTTTCTGGGCCGGGTTCGAGCAGGCCGGCTCCTCCCTCACGCTCTACACCGATAAGTATATCAACCGCGAGGTGCTGGGCTTCCTGATTCCCACGTCCTGGTTCCAGTCGGTGAATGCGGGCTTTATTGTATTGCTGGGCGCGCCGGTAGCGGCCCTGTGGATCAACCTGAGCCGCAAGGGCAAGGACCTGAGCATTCCCGTGAAGATGGGCCTGGGCATGATTCTGCTGGGCGTAGGCTTCCTGTTTATGGTAGGCGCCGTGATGGAGCGCGGCGGCGACGTAGCCGACCAGACCATCAAAGCCAGCATCTGGTGGCTCATTGCCACGTACTTCTTCCACACCATTGGGGAGCTGTGCCTGTCGCCGGTGGGCCTGTCGATGGTGTCACGCCTTTCGCCGCCCACGCTCACGTCCATGCTGATGGGCGTGTGGTTCCTGGCTCCCTTCGTGGCGCAGATTGCCGGCGGCTATATTGCCAAGTACGTAGAGGAACTAGGCGCGCTCAAAGTATTCGGACTGATTGCCGGCTTCGTTATTCTGGCCGGTCTGATTCTGGTTGCCATTGCCAAGAAGCTCTTTTACATGATGCACGGCCGCGGCTAA
- the groL gene encoding chaperonin GroEL (60 kDa chaperone family; promotes refolding of misfolded polypeptides especially under stressful conditions; forms two stacked rings of heptamers to form a barrel-shaped 14mer; ends can be capped by GroES; misfolded proteins enter the barrel where they are refolded when GroES binds), which produces MAKNILFDTDGRDKLKRGVDKLANAVKVTLGPKGRNVVIDKKFGAPTITKDGVTVAKEIELKDPIENMGAQLVKEVASKTADQAGDGTTTATVLAQAIYTAGSKNVAAGANPMDLKRGIDKAVKAVVENLKAQSKKIENSSEIAQVGTISANNDAEIGQMIADAMDKVGKEGVITVEEARGTETEVKTVEGMQFDRGYLSPYFVTNAEKMEVELENPFILVYDKKVSTMKELLPVLEQVVQTGKPLVIISEDVDGEALATLVVNKLRGSLKIAAVKAPGFGDRRKAMLEDIAVLTGGTVISEERGYKLENATLEYLGQAEKIIIDKDNTTIVNGKGQKDGITSRINEIKAQIEKTTSDYDKEKLQERLAKLSGGVAILYIGASTEVEMKEKKDRVDDALHATRAAVEEGVVPGGGVALVRALDALAGVDTLNGDERTGVNIIRTALEAPLRTIVQNAGGEGSVVVQKVREGKGDYGYNAREDRYENLMAAGIIDPTKVTRLALENAASIAGLLLTTECVISDEPEDDKGGAGAGAAGMGGMGGMGGMM; this is translated from the coding sequence ATGGCGAAGAACATCCTATTTGATACCGACGGCCGCGACAAACTGAAGCGCGGCGTAGATAAGCTGGCGAATGCCGTGAAAGTAACCCTGGGCCCCAAAGGCCGCAACGTGGTTATCGACAAGAAATTTGGCGCCCCCACCATCACCAAGGACGGTGTGACAGTAGCCAAGGAAATTGAGCTAAAAGACCCTATTGAAAATATGGGTGCTCAGCTGGTGAAGGAAGTAGCCAGCAAAACCGCCGACCAGGCCGGTGACGGCACCACTACTGCTACCGTGCTGGCCCAGGCCATCTACACGGCTGGCTCCAAAAACGTAGCCGCCGGTGCCAACCCCATGGACTTGAAGCGTGGCATCGACAAAGCCGTGAAAGCGGTAGTGGAGAACCTGAAAGCGCAGTCGAAGAAGATTGAAAACTCTTCGGAAATTGCCCAGGTAGGCACTATTTCGGCCAACAACGACGCGGAAATCGGCCAGATGATTGCCGATGCCATGGACAAAGTAGGCAAGGAAGGCGTGATTACGGTAGAAGAAGCCCGCGGCACCGAAACCGAAGTAAAAACGGTGGAAGGCATGCAGTTCGACCGTGGCTACCTCTCGCCTTACTTCGTGACCAACGCCGAGAAGATGGAAGTGGAACTCGAAAATCCCTTCATCCTCGTATACGACAAAAAAGTAAGCACCATGAAAGAGCTCCTGCCCGTGCTGGAGCAAGTGGTGCAAACCGGTAAGCCCCTGGTTATCATCTCCGAAGACGTGGACGGTGAGGCCCTGGCGACGCTGGTGGTAAACAAGCTGCGCGGCTCGCTGAAAATTGCGGCCGTGAAAGCGCCCGGCTTCGGCGACCGTCGCAAAGCTATGCTGGAAGACATTGCCGTGCTTACGGGCGGTACCGTTATCAGCGAAGAGCGCGGCTACAAGCTGGAAAACGCTACCCTGGAGTACCTGGGTCAGGCCGAGAAAATCATCATTGACAAGGACAACACGACCATCGTGAACGGCAAAGGCCAGAAAGATGGTATCACGTCCCGCATCAACGAAATCAAGGCCCAGATCGAGAAAACCACCTCGGACTACGACAAAGAGAAGCTGCAGGAGCGGCTGGCCAAGCTGTCGGGCGGCGTTGCCATCCTCTACATCGGTGCTTCGACCGAGGTAGAAATGAAGGAGAAGAAAGACCGCGTAGACGATGCCCTGCACGCTACCCGCGCCGCCGTTGAGGAAGGCGTGGTGCCCGGTGGTGGTGTAGCTTTGGTGCGCGCCCTCGATGCCCTGGCCGGCGTGGATACGCTGAACGGCGACGAGCGCACCGGCGTAAACATTATCCGCACGGCTCTGGAAGCTCCCCTGCGCACCATCGTTCAAAACGCCGGTGGCGAAGGCTCGGTAGTGGTGCAGAAAGTGCGCGAAGGCAAAGGTGACTACGGCTACAACGCCCGCGAGGACCGTTACGAAAACCTGATGGCTGCCGGTATTATTGACCCGACCAAGGTTACGCGCCTGGCCCTGGAAAATGCCGCCTCTATTGCCGGCCTGCTCCTGACCACCGAGTGCGTGATTTCGGACGAGCCCGAGGATGATAAGGGTGGCGCTGGTGCCGGTGCTGCCGGTATGGGCGGCATGGGTGGTATGGGCGGCATGATGTAA
- the pckA gene encoding phosphoenolpyruvate carboxykinase (ATP): MHPTGANVSTRLQALGFTRTSGPVHLNLPPAELVEQALRRSEGTLTDTGALMADTGKFTGRSPKDRFVVRDESTAESVWWGDINIPFAPEKFDQLYAKMVQYLADKELFVRDAYAGAHPEYQLKLRVVNELAWHNLFCYNMFLRPAEGADTSWTPDFSIICAPGFEADPAVDGTRQPNFAIINFSKKMILIGGTGYAGEMKKGIFGVLNYLLPHEKNTLSMHCSANIGEQGDTAIFFGLSGTGKTTLSADPNRGLIGDDEHGWMPGNAGIFNFEGGCYAKVIDLSQEKEPQIWDAIRFGSIVENTRFVPGTRTVDYANKSVTENTRTAYPISFIDNAVEPSVGGVPKNIFFLTADAFGVLPPISKLDKSHAMYHFMSGYTAKVAGTEVGITEPQTTFSACFGQVFLPLHPTTYAEMLGQKMDEHDVNVWLINTGWTGGAYGTGSRMKLPYTRAMITAALNGELEDVEFVKHPIFGVEMPTAVSGVPANILDPRNTWHDKEAYDKTAADLADKFVANFQKFADFANEEIMAGAPRVAVAV, translated from the coding sequence ATGCACCCAACTGGCGCCAATGTATCCACTCGCCTTCAGGCACTTGGATTCACCCGGACCTCCGGTCCTGTTCACCTTAACCTCCCACCCGCCGAACTGGTAGAACAGGCCCTACGCCGTAGCGAAGGCACCCTCACCGACACCGGTGCGCTCATGGCTGATACCGGTAAATTCACTGGTCGCTCCCCCAAAGACCGGTTCGTAGTACGCGACGAAAGCACCGCAGAAAGCGTATGGTGGGGTGATATCAACATCCCATTCGCTCCCGAGAAGTTCGACCAATTGTACGCTAAAATGGTGCAGTACCTGGCCGACAAGGAGCTGTTCGTGCGCGACGCGTACGCAGGTGCCCACCCGGAATACCAGCTGAAGCTGCGCGTAGTAAACGAACTGGCCTGGCACAACCTGTTTTGCTACAACATGTTCCTGCGCCCCGCCGAAGGCGCCGACACCAGCTGGACGCCGGACTTCAGCATTATCTGCGCGCCGGGCTTCGAAGCCGACCCAGCCGTAGATGGAACCCGCCAGCCCAACTTCGCCATCATCAACTTCTCGAAGAAGATGATTCTGATTGGTGGTACCGGCTACGCGGGCGAAATGAAGAAAGGCATCTTCGGGGTGCTCAACTACCTGCTGCCCCACGAAAAAAACACCCTTAGCATGCACTGCTCGGCCAACATCGGAGAGCAGGGCGACACAGCTATTTTCTTTGGCCTTTCGGGCACCGGCAAAACCACCCTTTCCGCTGACCCCAACCGTGGCCTCATCGGCGACGACGAGCACGGCTGGATGCCCGGCAACGCGGGCATCTTCAACTTCGAAGGCGGCTGCTACGCCAAGGTTATCGACCTGAGCCAGGAGAAAGAGCCCCAGATCTGGGACGCCATCCGCTTTGGCTCCATCGTGGAAAACACACGCTTCGTGCCCGGCACGCGAACGGTAGACTACGCCAACAAGAGCGTGACGGAAAACACCCGCACCGCCTACCCCATTTCCTTTATCGACAACGCGGTGGAGCCTTCCGTAGGCGGCGTACCGAAGAATATCTTCTTCCTCACGGCCGATGCCTTTGGGGTGCTGCCGCCCATCAGCAAGCTCGATAAAAGCCACGCTATGTACCACTTCATGAGCGGCTATACCGCCAAGGTAGCCGGTACGGAAGTGGGCATCACGGAGCCGCAGACAACTTTTTCCGCCTGTTTCGGCCAGGTTTTTCTGCCCCTGCACCCCACCACCTACGCCGAAATGCTGGGCCAGAAGATGGACGAGCACGACGTGAACGTGTGGCTTATCAACACCGGCTGGACGGGCGGGGCCTACGGAACCGGCTCCCGTATGAAGCTGCCCTACACCCGCGCCATGATTACGGCGGCCCTGAACGGCGAGCTGGAAGACGTGGAGTTTGTAAAGCACCCGATCTTCGGGGTGGAAATGCCCACGGCAGTATCCGGTGTGCCAGCTAACATCCTGGACCCGCGCAATACCTGGCACGACAAAGAGGCGTATGACAAGACGGCTGCCGATCTGGCCGACAAGTTCGTAGCCAACTTCCAGAAGTTCGCCGACTTCGCCAACGAGGAAATCATGGCCGGAGCGCCCAGAGTAGCCGTGGCCGTGTAA
- the groES gene encoding co-chaperone GroES, whose translation MSLSMKPLADRVIIAPAAAEEKTKSGIIIPDTAKEKPQRGEVVAVGEGKVADNGTTIKPQVSVGDQVLYGKYAGTEITVEGTDYLIMRESDILAVL comes from the coding sequence ATGTCGCTTAGCATGAAACCGCTGGCTGACCGCGTCATCATCGCGCCGGCCGCTGCCGAGGAGAAAACCAAATCGGGCATCATTATCCCCGACACGGCCAAAGAAAAGCCCCAGCGCGGCGAAGTTGTAGCTGTAGGCGAAGGCAAAGTGGCCGACAACGGCACTACCATCAAGCCTCAGGTAAGCGTTGGCGACCAAGTGCTCTATGGCAAGTATGCCGGCACCGAAATCACCGTGGAAGGCACCGACTACCTCATCATGCGGGAGTCGGACATTCTGGCCGTGCTATAA
- a CDS encoding LptE family protein: MIWNKFKSAICYGLLAVGVLFSVAGCKVYSFSGVITGGAKTMSIQTFSNNAANGPSSISQQFTEDFKDFFQRNTTLKLVPRDGDLQFEGAIISYDIAPAAIEKQDGRDQAGLNRLTIQVRVKYTNTLDSKQDFEQTFQSQEDFPGTQDASQINANQTKIREINRRIINDAFNKSVANW; the protein is encoded by the coding sequence ATGATCTGGAACAAGTTTAAGTCGGCTATCTGCTACGGGCTGCTGGCCGTTGGCGTCCTGTTTTCGGTAGCGGGCTGCAAGGTGTACTCCTTTTCGGGCGTCATTACTGGCGGAGCTAAGACTATGTCTATCCAGACGTTTTCAAATAATGCGGCTAATGGCCCCTCCTCCATTTCCCAGCAGTTCACCGAGGACTTCAAGGACTTCTTTCAGCGTAACACCACGCTGAAGCTGGTGCCCCGCGATGGGGATTTGCAGTTCGAGGGAGCCATTATTTCCTACGATATTGCTCCAGCAGCCATCGAAAAGCAGGATGGCCGCGACCAGGCCGGCCTCAACCGCCTGACTATTCAGGTGCGGGTCAAGTATACCAATACCTTGGATTCAAAGCAGGATTTCGAGCAGACCTTCCAGAGCCAGGAAGACTTTCCCGGCACCCAGGATGCGTCCCAGATCAACGCCAACCAGACCAAAATCCGCGAAATCAATCGGCGCATCATCAACGATGCCTTCAACAAGTCGGTGGCCAACTGGTAA
- a CDS encoding four helix bundle protein: protein MDKPVVQQNYKDLRVWQHGRELVKLVYVLTQSFPPEEKFGLTSQMRRAAVSVPSNISEGSGRQHPRDTIQFLVIARGSLYELETQCYLAYDLAFISNEQLQAIEEKIGSCIQLVQGFIRYYRSLG from the coding sequence ATGGACAAGCCAGTCGTCCAACAGAACTACAAAGACCTGCGAGTGTGGCAGCATGGCCGCGAACTGGTGAAGCTGGTTTATGTGCTTACCCAGTCATTTCCACCCGAAGAAAAGTTTGGGCTGACCAGTCAGATGCGGCGGGCAGCAGTATCGGTGCCCTCTAACATTAGTGAAGGAAGTGGACGCCAGCATCCGCGTGATACAATTCAGTTTCTGGTTATTGCCCGAGGCTCATTGTATGAACTCGAAACACAATGCTACTTGGCTTATGACCTAGCATTCATTTCCAACGAACAACTACAAGCTATAGAGGAGAAAATTGGCAGTTGCATCCAGCTAGTGCAGGGCTTCATCCGCTATTACCGCTCATTGGGTTAA
- a CDS encoding sigma-54-dependent Fis family transcriptional regulator, which translates to MTPSEIQSIKQRFGIIGNAPTLNYAIQVAAQVAPTDMTVLITGESGSGKESFSKIIHALSPRKHGQFIAINCGAIPEGTIDSELFGHEKGSFTGAQEARKGYFEVTNGGTIFLDEIGEMPLGTQARLLRVLENGEFIRVGSSKVQKTDVRVVAATNVNLLDAVREGRFREDLYYRLNTVPITVPPLRERGDDIYLLFRKFATDFADRYRVKPISLNPEAVQELQRFRFPGNIRQLKNVAEQMSVLETDREVDARRLRGYLPADQSSRLPMLVHAAGQATDGAGNAYSERDLLYKVLFDMRRDMTDLKRLVLDLAGGQRPQETQELLRQNSHLFTNLSPVPYEGGRPLRPAADGAASEYILTPSIEETTDYEDDSQRVEDIPHETEEETLSLEAKEKEMIIKALKKHNNKRKYAAHDLGISERTLYRKLKQYDLEQV; encoded by the coding sequence TTGACACCTTCCGAAATACAGAGTATCAAACAGCGCTTCGGCATCATCGGCAACGCGCCTACGCTTAACTACGCCATTCAGGTGGCGGCGCAGGTGGCCCCGACGGACATGACGGTGCTGATAACGGGCGAAAGTGGCTCCGGCAAGGAGTCGTTTTCCAAGATCATTCACGCCCTGTCGCCGCGCAAGCACGGGCAGTTTATTGCCATCAACTGCGGCGCCATTCCTGAGGGCACCATCGACTCAGAGCTGTTCGGGCACGAAAAAGGCTCCTTCACCGGCGCGCAGGAAGCCCGCAAAGGCTATTTCGAGGTAACCAACGGCGGCACCATCTTCCTTGATGAAATTGGGGAAATGCCCCTGGGTACTCAGGCCCGTTTGCTGCGCGTGCTCGAAAACGGCGAGTTTATCCGGGTGGGCTCCAGCAAAGTACAGAAGACCGACGTGCGCGTGGTGGCCGCCACCAACGTGAATCTGCTGGATGCCGTGCGCGAAGGACGCTTCCGCGAAGACCTGTACTACCGCCTCAACACCGTGCCCATCACCGTTCCACCACTGCGTGAACGAGGAGATGACATCTATCTATTATTCAGAAAGTTCGCCACGGATTTTGCCGACCGATACCGTGTAAAGCCCATCAGCCTCAACCCTGAGGCAGTGCAGGAACTGCAGCGCTTCCGCTTCCCCGGCAACATCCGTCAGCTCAAGAACGTGGCCGAGCAGATGTCGGTGCTGGAAACGGACCGCGAGGTGGATGCCCGCCGCCTCCGTGGCTACCTCCCCGCCGACCAGAGCAGCCGCTTGCCCATGCTGGTCCACGCCGCCGGCCAGGCCACCGATGGCGCCGGCAACGCCTACTCGGAGCGCGACCTGCTCTATAAGGTATTATTCGACATGCGCCGCGACATGACCGACCTCAAGCGGCTGGTACTGGATTTGGCCGGCGGGCAGCGCCCCCAGGAAACCCAGGAGCTGCTGCGCCAGAACAGCCACCTGTTCACCAACCTCAGCCCCGTACCGTACGAAGGCGGCCGCCCCCTGCGCCCGGCCGCCGATGGAGCCGCCTCCGAGTACATTCTCACGCCTTCCATCGAGGAAACCACGGACTACGAGGACGACAGCCAGCGGGTGGAAGACATTCCGCACGAAACCGAGGAGGAAACCCTGAGCCTGGAAGCTAAGGAAAAGGAAATGATTATCAAGGCGTTGAAGAAACACAACAACAAGCGTAAGTACGCCGCCCACGACCTGGGTATTTCAGAGCGCACCCTCTACCGCAAGCTCAAGCAGTATGATCTGGAACAAGTTTAA
- the pabB gene encoding aminodeoxychorismate synthase component I: MLTVPLASLPPDFLARVLRWAAGFAHCAYFEPNGLEYPAGPFARLLGVADNAPNAPRTLAELRQWPPRPVDATPRMGFLTYEVKNEIEQLHSANVSGLDWPALHFFYPQTWLYWRLDALEIHGQTAGVLEAILATAVPPPMPPPVPVLTPRMPKADYLAAVEAIREDILNGEVYELNLCQEFYAENINLDPVDVFLQLNATSPAPFAGFFRYHDHYLLCASPERFLAHYDPVIISQPIKGTIRRGTTPTEDEQLRQTLLADEKERAENLMIVDLVRNDLARVARTGTVQVPELFGLYPFRHVWQMISTVEAELRPDVDMVDVLRATFPMGSMTGAPKIRAMQLIEQYERTRRGLYSGSIGYAWPDGGFEFNVIIRSLQYRSDTGYLSFQVGSAITYDSVPEREYEECLLKARALLEVLKVKW; encoded by the coding sequence GTGCTTACCGTTCCGCTTGCTTCCCTTCCGCCCGACTTCCTGGCCCGAGTTCTGCGCTGGGCCGCCGGCTTCGCGCACTGCGCCTACTTCGAGCCAAATGGGCTGGAATATCCTGCCGGTCCTTTCGCCCGGCTGCTGGGCGTAGCCGATAACGCGCCCAACGCACCCCGCACCCTGGCCGAGCTGCGCCAGTGGCCGCCGCGCCCCGTGGATGCCACCCCGCGCATGGGCTTCCTCACGTATGAAGTAAAAAATGAGATAGAGCAGCTGCACAGTGCCAACGTCTCGGGGCTGGATTGGCCGGCACTGCATTTTTTCTACCCGCAAACCTGGCTTTATTGGCGGCTTGATGCGCTGGAAATTCATGGCCAAACGGCTGGGGTGCTCGAGGCTATTCTGGCCACGGCTGTGCCGCCGCCAATGCCCCCGCCCGTGCCCGTCCTGACGCCCCGCATGCCCAAGGCCGATTACCTGGCGGCCGTGGAAGCTATTCGGGAGGACATTCTTAATGGCGAGGTGTACGAGCTGAATCTGTGCCAGGAGTTCTACGCCGAAAACATCAATCTGGACCCGGTGGATGTATTTCTGCAGCTGAATGCAACCTCCCCCGCCCCGTTTGCCGGCTTCTTCCGCTACCACGACCATTACCTGCTGTGCGCTTCGCCCGAGCGGTTCCTGGCGCATTATGATCCGGTTATTATTTCTCAGCCCATTAAAGGCACCATCCGGCGCGGCACTACGCCCACGGAAGACGAGCAACTGCGCCAGACGCTACTGGCCGATGAAAAAGAGCGCGCCGAAAACCTGATGATTGTGGATCTGGTCCGCAACGACCTGGCCCGCGTAGCCCGCACCGGCACCGTGCAGGTGCCCGAGCTGTTCGGCCTCTACCCCTTCCGCCACGTCTGGCAGATGATATCGACCGTGGAGGCTGAGTTGCGGCCTGACGTGGATATGGTGGATGTGCTGCGCGCGACCTTCCCGATGGGGTCTATGACCGGGGCGCCGAAAATCCGGGCCATGCAGCTGATTGAGCAGTATGAGCGCACCCGGCGCGGCCTCTACAGCGGCAGCATTGGCTACGCCTGGCCCGATGGGGGGTTTGAATTCAACGTGATTATTCGCAGCCTGCAGTACCGCTCGGACACTGGCTACCTTTCCTTCCAAGTCGGGTCGGCCATCACCTACGACTCGGTACCGGAGCGCGAATACGAGGAATGCCTGCTCAAAGCCCGCGCCCTGCTGGAGGTGCTGAAGGTGAAATGGTGA